A single genomic interval of Armigeres subalbatus isolate Guangzhou_Male chromosome 1, GZ_Asu_2, whole genome shotgun sequence harbors:
- the LOC134207262 gene encoding uncharacterized protein LOC134207262: MSWDPRNDLFKFTTQFREDLKPLLSGHVVPTKRQVLRVVMSHFDPLGIVATYTVHGKILIQDVWRSRVQWDDPIAEEDYGAWQRWVKLIPNLAEVRMSRCYFPNYSPRSLDSLELHVFVDASLLAYCAVAYFWIIDNGVPRCTLVTAKTKVTPLKPQSIPRNELSAGVIGVRLLKSIQENHSIPVQKRYMWTDSTTVLAWLRADPRKYRQFVAFRIAEIQSETRIEEWHYVPSNLNLADKGTKWGNGPCFNPENSWFTGPPFLLRPENEWPRLPIKLAEPLQEVKAIHHHVSVFNPAIDFSKFSRWEDLVKNLSYLYHFVHRCQTLHRVKTNSSVTILDQKDYTAAEASVWRVVQGQTYPAEITIIRKNAELPIDKQKSLGYTSSLRKMSPFLDDAGLLRMRSRININNVYYSFDFQNPVIIPRGSHVTNLLIHKYHQKFGHANVDTVINELRQRYYIPKIRFAVKTVVKMCMWCKVYRARPAEPKMAVLPHPRVTPYVRPFTFTGLDYFGPLIVKRRRTNEKIWVALFTCLTVRAVHVEVVHTMSAASRKMAIRRFVSRRGLPQQIYSDNGTNFRGAARELADEIKAINKELASTFSNAETEWIFNPPSAPHMGGVWERKVRSIKDAFKALHHNQRLNDEELMTFLAEAELIVNSHPLTFVPIADSTEEAVTPNNFLLMSSNGANNSSRIRISEKVLLRVNWKLMQQLLNQFWKRWIQGYLPTIARRTKWFNDVRPLQVDDPVVIVDETVRNGWLRGRVVEIYASRDGQVRKVDVQTSSGVFQRPAIKVALLDILEQSRANQG; the protein is encoded by the coding sequence ATGTCTTGGGACCCCAGGAACGATttattcaaattcaccacacagtTTCGTGAAGATCTCAAGCCTTTGCTATCCGGCCATGTCGTTCCCACCAAAAGGCAAGTTCTGAGGGTAGTTATGAGCCATTTCGATCCACTGGGGATCGTAGCCACCTACACAGTGCATGGGAAAATATTAATCCAGGACGTGTGGAGATCTAGAGTTCAATGGGACGATCCTATCGCGGAAGAAGATTATGGGGCCTGGCAGCGTTGGGTGAAACTAATTCCAAATCTGGCGGAGGTCCGAATGTCGAGGTGTTACTTCCCGAACTATAGCCCACGCAGTCTAGATTCCTTGGAGCTCCATGTCTTCGTAGATGCTAGTTTGTTGGCCTACTGTGCTGTAGCTTATTTCTGGATTATCGACAATGGTGTTCCAAGATGTACTCTAGTAACGGCCAAAACAAAGGTGACACCTCTGAAACCTCAATCAATACCGAGGAATGAACTAAGTGCCGGAGTGATCGGAGTGAGGCTGCTCAAGAGTATCCAAGAAAACCACTCCATACCAGTCCAGAAACGGTACATGTGGACCGACTCAACCACTGTGTTAGCCTGGTTGAGAGCTGACCCAAGGAAGTACCGACAATTTGTGGCATTTCGAATAGCAGAAATTCAGTCGGAGACAAGAATTGAAGAATGGCACTACGTTCCTTCTAACCTGAACCTTGCTGACAAGGGGACGAAATGGGGCAATGGGCCATGTTTCAATCCAGAAAACTCATGGTTTACTGGGCCGCCGTTTCTACTTCGACCAGAGAATGAGTGGCCTCGTCTGCCGATCAAACTTGCGGAGCCATTGCAAGAGGTTAAAGCCATTCATCATCACGTCTCAGTTTTTAATCCGGCAATCGATTTCTCAAAGTTTTCACGTTGGGAGGACCTTGTAAAAAATCTAAGCTACTTGTATCACTTCGTTCATCGTTGCCAAACACTACACAGAGTAAAGACAAACAGTAGCGTAACAATTCTGGACCAAAAAGACTATACGGCAGCTGAGGCAAGTGTGTGGCGCGTAGTACAAGGTCAAACCTATCCCGCTGAAATCACCATTATTCGCAAAAACGCAGAGCTTCcgattgataagcaaaagtCGTTGGGATATACAAGTTCCCTCAGGAAAATGTCCCCATTCTTAGACGACGCAGGACTTTTGCGAATGCGTAGTCGCATTAACATAAATAATGTCTACTATTCGTTCGACTTTCAAAATCCGGTAATAATTCCCAGAGGAAGTCACGTTACCAATCTCCTTATACACAAATACCATCAGAAATTCGGTCATGCAAACGTCGATACTGTTATCAATGAGCTACGCCAACGATACTATATACCCAAAATCCGATTCGCCGTTAAAACTGTGGTAAAAATGTGTATGTGGTGTAAGGTCTATCGAGCGAGGCCAGCTGAACCAAAGATGGCTGTGCTACCACACCCAAGAGTGACGCCATACGTTCGCCCGTTTACTTTCACGGGATTGGATTATTTTGGACCATTGATCGTTAAACGACGTCGCACTAATGAGAAGATATGGGTGGCACTATTCACGTGCCTTACTGTACGAGCTGTCCACGTGGAGGTAGTGCACACAATGTCAGCCGCATCGCGTAAAATGGCAATTCGCCGTTTCGTTTCACGTAGAGGATTGCCGCAGCAAATATACAGTGATAACGGGACCAATTTTCGAGGAGCCGCTAGGGAGTTAGCAGATGAAATAAAGGCTATCAACAAGGAATTAGCGTCCACGTTTTCAAACGCCGAAACCGAGTGGATTTTCAATCCACCCTCCGCTCCGCATATGGGAGGCGTATGGGAGCGAAAAGTGCGCTCAATCAAGGACGCTTTCAAGGCGTTGCATCACAATCAACGTTTAAACGATGAAGAGTTGATGACATTTCTTGCAGAAGCCGAATTGATCGTCAACTCTCATCCTCTTACATTTGTGCCCATAGCAGACTCAACAGAAGAAGCGGTGACTCCAAACAACTTTCTGCTCATGAGTTCAAATGGTGCCAACAACTCGTCAAGGATCCGCATTAGTGAAAAAGTATTGCTGAGGGTGAATTGGAAGCTGATGCAGCAACTGTTGAACCAGTTTTGGAAACGATGGATTCAAGGCTACCTTCCAACAATAGCTCGTCGAACAAAGTGGTTCAATGATGTACGTCCGCTCCAAGTGGACGACCCTGTTGTCATCGTAGACGAGACGGTTCGCAATGGATGGTTGAGAGGGCGAGTTGTTGAAATCTACGCTTCGCGGGATGGTCAAGTGCGGAAGGTGGATGTCCAAACATCATCGGGGGTGTTTCAAAGACCGGCGATCAAAGTAGCCTTGCTGGATATCCTGGAGCAGAGTAGGGCCAATCAAGGGTAA